The following proteins are co-located in the Podarcis raffonei isolate rPodRaf1 chromosome 5, rPodRaf1.pri, whole genome shotgun sequence genome:
- the ATP5MK gene encoding ATP synthase membrane subunit K, mitochondrial: protein MAGHDAGSQHQFTGFHKYFNTYTMTGRRNYVIATYATIASIILYFKLRPKKQTPAVTQK, encoded by the exons ATGGCAGGACACGATGCTGGGTCACAACACCAATTCACAGGGTTTCATAAATATTTCAATACCTACACCATGACAGGCAGAAGAAAT TATGTTATAGCTACATATGCAACGATTGCAAGTATCATCCTGTATTTTAAACTGAGGCCTAAGAAGCAAACTCCAGCCGTGACACAGAAATAA